TGGACGTCGACGCCGAGGTCGGCGAAGCGCTGGAGGTTGGCCTGGTAGTCGGAGGGGACCGGGGAGGCGCTGTTGAAGTGGGACTGGAAGCCCACGCAGTCGATGGGGACGCCGCGCGCCTTGAAGTCCTTGACCATGTTGTAGACGGCGGTGCTCTTCGCGTTGACGCCGTCGGTGTTGTAGTCGTTGTAACAGAGCTTGGCCGCGGGGTCCGTGGCGCGGGCGGTGCGGAACGCCTCCTCGATGAAGCCGTTGCCGAGCTTGTCCTGGAAGGGCGAGCTGCGCCGGGCGCCGCTGCTGCCGTCCTGGAACGCCTCGTTGACCACGTCCCAGGAATGGATCTTGCCCTTGTAGTGGGTCATGACCTGGGTGATGTGGTTGTTCATGGCCGTTCTGAGGTCCGTGGCGGCCAGACCCGACACCCAGCCGGGCAGTTGGGAGTGCCAGACCAGCGTGTGGCCACGGACCTTCATGCCCTTGCTCTGCGCGTGGCTGACGATCTGGTCGGCGGCGCTGAAGTTGAACGAATTGCGGGTGCTCTCGACGGCGTCCCACTTCATCTCGTTCTCGGGCGTGACCGAGTTGAACTCGGTGTCGAGCGTGGAGACGTACGCCGATTCGCCCAGGTGACTCGCGGCGACCGCGGTGCCGAAATAGCGGCCCTTCTCGGCGGCCGAGGCCCCCAGTGTGGAGGCCGCGTCCGCCGTGCCCGACAGGACGGCGACGCCGGCCATCGCCAGTGCGGTCAGGAGGATGGGTGTGCGGGTGACCATCTCGCCCCTTCCATTCGAAAGTTTCGATCATTTTCCGGAATTTCGCCGAGACGGTAGGGGCCTGCCGTCACAGCGTCAACAGGGTGCGCACGCACCTCTCGGAATTGGCCGAAGACCGCCTCTTGGCGCTCAAGCATGCGATCGGGAGCCCGAATCTTTCGGAAAGAAATATCGGGACAAGGTGCAACCTTTCCCTGAACCGGGTTGTCTCATCAGATAACAGACACATGAATCCCGGGGGACATCATGCGACGCAGCAGAACGACATGGGCCACCGTCGCCCTCATGAGTGCGACGCTCGCGGTGGCCGCAGTACCCGTACAGGCCACCACCAGCTGCCCCACCGGCTGGGGCAGCCTCGACAAGAGCCGCGCGGTCGGCTCCACGGACTCGGTGACGAACGCCAGGACCGGCCACCACACCTGCTATGACCGGCTCGTCGTCGACATACCCGGCGCCGAGAAGGCCGGCCTCGGCTATTCCGTCCGATACGTCGACCAGGTCCACCAGGACGGCTCGGGCCGCCTCGTCCCGGTCGCGGGCGGAGCGGTCCTGGAGGTGCGGGTGGCGGCACCCGCGTACGACATCGAGACCGGCGCCCCCACCTATCCCGGCCGGGTGGGCCGCCCGCTTCCCGGCGTGGACCTGGACGGGTACCGCACCTTCCGGGACGCCCGGTTCGTGGGCAGCTTCGAGGGCGACACCCAGTTCGGCCTCGGCGTCCGCGCCCGGCTGCCGTTCCGGGTCCTGCGCGTCGACGACCGGGTCGTGGTGGACGTCGCCCACACCTGGGGGGTGAAACCCTGAGCCCTACGCTCCCGTGTAGAAGGCGATCGTCGCCGCGGTCGTGGACTCGACCGTCCCGGTGTCCGCGCCCGACGCGCTGTACGCCGCTCCCCAGGCCTCGCCGGAGACGGTCGCGCACTCCTTGCCCTCGTCGGAGAGCTGCCAGGCCACCGACTCCTCCTGGGTCATGGTGCCACCGGCGAGGTGCAGGCCGAGGCCGAGGGACATCAGGTCCCAGCCGACGCCGGTGGCGCCCGGGCCGTACTGGCCCCAGAACGCGTCCGGTACGACGGCCACGTGCTCCAGCACGAACTCGGTCCGCCCCTCGCCCTCGGAGGTCAGCCGTACCTCGACCTCGCTGAAACCCGGGTCGGGGCCGAACAGCCAGCTCACCCTGAGCCGCTCCGGCTCCACGCATTCCAGGATCTCGCCGCCCGCCTGGCCCTCCAGCTGATAGCGGCCGCCGACCTTGAAATCGCCGCTGACCGGCAGGAACCAGCGGCTGATGCGCTCGGGGGACGTCACCGCGTCCCACACGTCGGCGATGTCGGCCTCGTAGGTGCGCCGCAGCAGCACGGTGCGGGCGTCGCCCGCGTCGACCTCGCGCGTGCCGACCTCCCGGTGCAGCCGCTTGATCTCCTCGACGAAGTCAGTCATCTCCGCTCGTTTCCTCTCTCAGTCTGCGCTCGCGCCTGCCTCGCGCGAGCTCCGTCCCCAGCGCGTCGAGGCGCTGCTCCCAGAACCCCCGGAACCGGTCCAGCCAGGCGTCCACCTCCCGGAGGGGCTCGGCCTGGACGGCGTACAGCCGTCGCGTTCCCTCGGCCCGCACGGACGCGAATCCGCTCTCCCGCAGCACCCGCAGATGCTGTGAGACGGCCGGTTGGGAGATCCCGAACTCACTCCGGATCACCGCGCTGACCTCACCCGACGTCTGCTCACCCGAGGCGAGCAGCTCCAATATCCGGCGCCTGACCGGATCTCCCAGTACGTCGAAGGCGTGCACGCTCCCGACTCTGCCACGAGCCACTTATATAAGGCAACACTTAAATAAACGGACTCAGCATGCCCCCGGCCCAACCGGCGCCATACGGCCCGTCGGCGGCGGTGGATCTCCTGGTGCGTCAGCCCCCGCGCACGGCGCCGCGCGGCGTGCTCGCGCGAGCGGCGGGCGGCCCGCACCCGGGCCCGGCGCATCCGGATCTCGCGCCGTCCGTGCCGCTCGGCGGCGCCGCTCCAAGGCCCGGGCATCGGCAGACTCCCCCGTCGTCCCCTGGGGAGGAGCCTTCGGAGCGGTCGGTGGTTCAGGCGGGGACGCGTACGAACCGGTCCAGGGCCCGGGTCAGTTCCTCCGGCTTCTCGACCGGGAGTTCATGGCCGGCGTCGATGATGCGGACCTCGGCGTCCGGGTACGCCTTCGCCATGCGCAGCATCTGCCGTACCGGCAGCTGGATGTCGTGGTAGCCGTGGATCATCAGGGTGGGGACGCTGATCTCGCCGACCCGGTCCAGGACGTCGAAGGCGCGCATGGCGCCGTACAGGGTCATGACGACCTCGCGCGGGGTGTCCGCCGAGGCCTTGATGTAGGCGCGGATCTCTTCGCGGGGATAGCCGGGGGCGAAGGCGCGCTGGATGTTGGTGGCGACGAACAGCTTGAAGGGGACGAGCGTCGAGACGCCCATCAGCAGTCCCCTGCCCCGGCTGTAGGTCATCCGGCCGATCGAGTTGACCAGCACCAGGCGCTCGACCCGTTCGGGGTGGGCCAGCGTGATGGTCTGCGCGATCATGCCGCCCATCGAGTGGCCGACGAGGACACAGCGCTCGATGCCCAGATGGTCCAGGAGGGCGAGGACGTCGTTCGCCAGCTCCGCGATCGTGCGCACCCCGGCGCCGCCGCTCTCGCCGTGGCCGCGCAGGTCGAGCCGTATCACCCGGCGCTTCTCGGCGAAGTGCGCGAGCTGGTGGTTCCAGCGGTGCCGGTTGGCGGTCCAGCCGTGGACGAACACCAGCGGCACCCCCTCACCGTCGCGGGGGCCCTCGTCGTCGTACGTCAGCGCTGCGCCGTCGACTTCGAGCTGCGGCATGGCGGCCTCCCTGCGGTCCCGTGGGTTACTGACCGGTACGGTAGCCGCCCACGAGGCCCACGTCACCGTGCGGTGGGCCACTGCGTCGCACCCCCGGGTACGCCCATGACGAGGCACCCGGCCGGGAGATCCGTGCCGGGCGCCGCCATGGGCCGGGTCAGCCGCCGTTCAGTCGCGCGCGCAGGAGGCCCTTGCCGATCTCGGCACCCTTACGGCTGTCCGCCTGGGCCTTGCGGAAGAGGTCCGCGACCTCGGTGTCCTTGCCGCGTTCGGCGTCCTGGATGTACGACTCCAGACGCAGCGCGTTGGCGAGGCACGCCTCGACGTACCAGATGAGGTTGTAGTCCTTGTCCGGCGTACCGGTCACGCCGCCGGTCTCCGTGCTGCTGGTCATGGGGCTCCCTCCAGCGGTTGTCGTTCCGGGACCGGCCGGGTACCCGCTGCGCGCGGCTCAATCGTTTCCGCGCAGGGCTTCAGCCGACGTGCCACCAGGAAGCAGGTCGGTCAGCCGACGTCCCACAGGAAGCGGTGCGTGTGGATGCCGAAGTAGGGGAACGAGCGGACCTCGCGCACCCCTTCGACGGCCCGTACGACGTCGTTGACGAAGTCCAGCAGGTCGCGCGGCCCCGGGGCGACGACCTCGACGAACAGGTCGAAGCCGCCGGAGGTCAGCACCGAGTAGATCACCTCGGTGCGCCCGGCGAGTTCGTCGGCGACGGCACGCGGGTCGCCGTCCACGCCGATGCCGAGCAGGGCCATGGCCTGGCCACCCATCGCCATCGGGTCGGTGACCCCGACGACCTGAACGGCCTTGGCGTCCAGGAGGCGTTGCAGGCGCTGCCGGGCGGCGGAGGCCGAGAGGCCGACCTTGGGGCCGAGGTCGGCGTAGGCGATACGGCCGTCGGCCTGTAGTTCGCGCAGGATGGCCCGGTCGATCTCGTCCATGCGCTCAGCCCGCCAGTTCGGTGAGGGCGGCGGCGAAGACCTCGGTGTGGGTGTCGACGTCACCTTCGGTGGTGTCCGGGCACATGAGCGCCATGTTGTGGAAGGGGGTCAGCAGGATGCCCCGGTTGGCGAGGTAGAGGTGGAGGAGGTCCTCCAGCTCCTCGTCCGCGGCCGCCGCGGACTCGGTGCCGGTGCGGGGCGCGGGCGAGGCGAAGCGGTACTCGGTGCGGGCGCCGAGCCTGCTCACCGACCAGGGCAGCGCGTGGGCGTCGATGCCCTGGCGGACGCCCGCCTCGAAGCGTTCGGACAGCTTGGCCATGCGGGCGAACGCGTCATCGGTGAGGACGTGTTCGAGAGTGGCGCGCATCGCGGCGACCGAGAGCGCGTTTCCGGCCAGGGTGCCGCCGACGCCGCCCATGTCGACGAGGTCGAGGTCGGCACGGCCGAGCAGCCGGTCGGCGAGTTCGGCGGACAGTCCGTACGCCCCGGCCGGGATGCCGCCGCCGATCGCCTTGCCGACGGTGAGGAGGTCGGGTTCCAGGTCCCAGGCGGCCGTGCAGCCGCCGGGTCCGGCGGAGAGGGTGTGCGTCTCGTCGTTGATGAGCAGGGTGCCGTGCCGTCGGGTCAACTCCCTGACGCCCGCGAGGTATCCGGGCTCCGGCAGCACGATGCCGATGTTGGTGAGGGCGGGTTCCATGAGGACGGCGGCCACGTCACCGTGGGCCAGCTCGCGCTCCAGCTGCTCCAGGTCGTTGAACTCGGCGACCCGGCTGGTGAGGGTGACGTCGCAGGGGGCGCCCACGTTGCCGGGTCGGGCCATGCCCTCGCCGTCCGGACCGACGACGATGAGGGACTCGTCGACACTGCCGTGGTAGCTGTAGCTGTTCACGAGGATCTTCGGGCGGCCGGTGACGGCCCGGGCCAGCCGGATCGCCCACCGGTTGGCGTCGGTCGCGGTCAGCGAGAAGCTCCAGCGGGCGAGTCCGAAGCGCCGGGTCAGCTCCGCGCCGACCCACTCGGCGTCCTCGGTGGGCAGCATCGCGGTCGCCCCGCCGAGTTCGGCGAACCGCCGCTGGACCGCCTCGGCGACCGGCGCGGGCGAGTGTCCGGCCATGGCGCCGGTGTCACCGAGGCAGAAGTCGAGGTACTCGTGGCCGTCGATGTCGGTGACCCGGGCACCGCGGGCGCTGTCGAGGTAGCGCGGGAAGGGGCCGGCCGTCTTGTTCATCCAGGTCATCGGGACCCGTCCGAAGAGATGGTCGGCGCGCGCGTAGGCGTCCCGGGAGCGCGGGCAGCGCCGCTCGGCCTCCGCCCGCTCGCGGGCCAGCAGATAGGGAAGGCGGGTGCGGTCCATGGATACCCCGAGCCGTGAGAGCCGACTGATCAACGGCAGCGTACGGCTGAAAACGCACTGATCTCAAGCCATGAGAACTGATTCGATTGCCGCCGCGATCGATTCGAGCGTCATCGACCGGACCAGCCGGGAGAGCACGCGTGACCCGTCACCGGCCGCATCGCCCAGGCTCTGAAACGGGAACAGGGGCCCGACCGGTCCCCCGTTCCGGTCGTGCCCCTGCGGCCCGATGAACTTACGTGAATGACAGAGCGGTTGTGAATCGCGTTCATGCCAGATGCGGCGTCACGGGCACTCACCTGTGCACAGATGCGTCCGAATAGCGCGCTTTCGCACAGCGAACGGCTACCCGGCCAGCAGCGGTTGCCGGACGTCCCCGGTGGCGAGATGGGCGAGGACGACCTCGTACAGATCGCTGCCGCCCGCGAGGAGTTGGCGTTCCAGGACGGGTTCCGCGCTGCGGACGTGCTCTCGCACGGTCTGCGCGTGTACGCCCAAGGCCTGTGCGGTGCGTTCGGAGTTGCCGCCGGCGGCGATCCAGGTGCGCAGGGTGCGGCGCAGATCGCGGGCGTCCGGGGCGAGGCGGCCGACGAGGTCCTGCCCCCAGGTGCGCAGCGCGGGCCCTGACAGTACGTCACCGAGCCCGACGGGCGCCTCGGGCTCGGCCTCGGGGGCGGCGGGCACCGACTCCATCCCCACCTGGGTGTTCAGCGCCAGGTGGACCACGGCCCGGGCGGTGAGGTCGGTGAAGGACACGCCGAGCAGCCCTTCGACGCGTTCCATCCGGGCGCGCACGGTGTTGCGGCTGACGCCGAGGACCTTGGCCGCGTTCACCGCGGTGAACTCAAGACCGAGCCGGGTGGTGGCGAGGAGCTCGGCCCGGGTGTGGTGGGCCAGCGCGTCGAGGGGGCGCAGCAGTTGGGCCGTCCAGCTGTGCAGGAGGGCTGGGTCCATCAGACGTTCGGGGTGGGTGCGTTCCGCGTAGACCGCCGCGTTGTCCGGCCGGAAGTGGGCGACCGCGAGGGCGCTGACGGCCTGTCCGTAGGCGGTGGCGGTACGGGCGAGGCTCTGCCGGGCGCTGCCGCCGAGGAAGGTGCCGGGACGTCGTTGGATCACCGCCCGCAGCTCACGGGCCGTGGTGTCGCCGGGGGTGACGACGATGACGTGCTGGTCCATCGCCGGACAGCGCACGACCAGGGCCTGTTCGGCGGTGGCGTCCAGGCAGTCCGCCAGCAGGCGGTCCCGGTCCTCGGCGGCGCTCTCGACGACGTAGACGCACGCCGAGTCCGTGTCGAGCAGCCCCGGCCACAGGCCCGCGGCGACGCGGCGGGCCGAGACGATGTCCTCGACCATCAGCAACTGGAGGATCGCCAGCCGCAGATCGGACGTGGCCCGTTGCAGACGGTGCCCCGCGGCCGTCGACTCACGGGCCCTGAGCAGGAGTTCGACGACCTGGGCGGTGTGCGTCACCATGTCGGAGGCCCGCCGGTCGAACGGGGCGTCACGGGAGACCGCCAGTACGCCCGCCGCGGCCGAGTGCGGCTGCGCCACCCGGACCAGGCGCTGGTGCCGCCCCTCACCCTCCCAGGCGGCGGACGCGATCCGGCCCGTGACGAGGTCCTCGACCAGGACCTCGTCCAGCGGAATGCGGGTACCCGCGACGAGGGTTCCCGTGTCGTCCTGGAGTACGGCCGTTCCCCGGACGCCGTCCGCGAGCCAGGCCACGACACGGCGGACGTCCCGTCCTGTCGGCCGCAGATGTTCCAGCAGTTCCTGCGCCCACGTCACCTCGGCGCCCGTCGTCCGCGCACCGTCCTCGCTGCCCGCCACGTCACCCTTCTCCTCGTCCCTCGCGTCGACCTCGCCCTGCCGGTACAGGTGCCGGGACGTTACCTCACCCCGTCGATCCATGGCCCTACGGTGAACCGGTGGCCTTGGGCCTCCCCTCCCCCGTCCTGCGCGGCCGACACCCTCGTACGGCATAAGCTCGACGGATGGCGAAGTACTTCGACGTGCACCCCGACAACCCCCAGCCGCGCACCGTCTCCCAGGTCGCGGACAGCATCCGGGCCGGGGCACTCATCGCGTATCCGACGGACTCCTGCTACGCGCTCGGCTGCAAGCTGGGCAGCCGGGAAGGCATCGAGCGGATCCGCGCGATCCGCCGGCTGGACGACCGGCACCACTTCACCCTGGTGTGCCAGGACTTCGCGCAGCTGGGTCAGTTCGTCCGGGTCGACAACGACGTCTTCCGTGCGGTGAAGGCCTCGACGCCGGGCAGTTACACGTTCATTTTGCCGGCGACCAGGGAGGTGCCGCGTATGTTGCAGCACCCCAAGAAGAAGACGGTCGGCGTCCGTATCCCCGACCATGTCGTCACCCAGGCCCTGCTGGCCGAGCTCGGTGAGCCGCTGCTCTCCAGCACCCTGCTCCTGCCCGACGAGGACGAGCCGATGACCCAGGGGTGGGAGATCAAGGACCGTCTCGACCACGTCCTGGACGCGGTGCTCGACTCCGGCGAGTGCGGCACCGAGCCGACGACGGTCATCGACTTCTCCGGCGGCGAGGCGGAGATCGTACGGCGGGGAGCGGGCGACACCTCACGGTTCGAGTGAGCGGATCCCGGGCCCAGGGGGCCCTCGCACCGCAGTTGCATGGTGCGTGAAACGATATTCGCGGCCCGACCCCGCCGGGCCGGCGAGCTGCTCGCCGTCATATGCACAGAGAGGCACCCCCATGACCTCGGTACAGGGCACCCCCGTCGACATCACCACCGCGGACGGCGTCGCCGACGCCT
This DNA window, taken from Streptomyces sp. NBC_00663, encodes the following:
- a CDS encoding endo-1,4-beta-xylanase, with amino-acid sequence MVTRTPILLTALAMAGVAVLSGTADAASTLGASAAEKGRYFGTAVAASHLGESAYVSTLDTEFNSVTPENEMKWDAVESTRNSFNFSAADQIVSHAQSKGMKVRGHTLVWHSQLPGWVSGLAATDLRTAMNNHITQVMTHYKGKIHSWDVVNEAFQDGSSGARRSSPFQDKLGNGFIEEAFRTARATDPAAKLCYNDYNTDGVNAKSTAVYNMVKDFKARGVPIDCVGFQSHFNSASPVPSDYQANLQRFADLGVDVQITELDIEGSGSSQATSYSSVVKACLAVSRCTGITVWGVTDKYSWRASGTPLLFDGNYTKKAAYTAVLTALGGSGSGGGGGGTAACNVSYSKQEEWSDRYNGTVTVTAGSTAISGWTTTVTLTAPQKISATWNGTPTWDSSGNVMTMKPNGNGSLAAGASTSFGFTVMKNGSTASPALGSCTAS
- a CDS encoding AMIN-like domain-containing (lipo)protein, with the protein product MRRSRTTWATVALMSATLAVAAVPVQATTSCPTGWGSLDKSRAVGSTDSVTNARTGHHTCYDRLVVDIPGAEKAGLGYSVRYVDQVHQDGSGRLVPVAGGAVLEVRVAAPAYDIETGAPTYPGRVGRPLPGVDLDGYRTFRDARFVGSFEGDTQFGLGVRARLPFRVLRVDDRVVVDVAHTWGVKP
- a CDS encoding SRPBCC family protein, giving the protein MTDFVEEIKRLHREVGTREVDAGDARTVLLRRTYEADIADVWDAVTSPERISRWFLPVSGDFKVGGRYQLEGQAGGEILECVEPERLRVSWLFGPDPGFSEVEVRLTSEGEGRTEFVLEHVAVVPDAFWGQYGPGATGVGWDLMSLGLGLHLAGGTMTQEESVAWQLSDEGKECATVSGEAWGAAYSASGADTGTVESTTAATIAFYTGA
- a CDS encoding ArsR/SmtB family transcription factor, whose translation is MHAFDVLGDPVRRRILELLASGEQTSGEVSAVIRSEFGISQPAVSQHLRVLRESGFASVRAEGTRRLYAVQAEPLREVDAWLDRFRGFWEQRLDALGTELARGRRERRLREETSGDD
- a CDS encoding alpha/beta fold hydrolase is translated as MPQLEVDGAALTYDDEGPRDGEGVPLVFVHGWTANRHRWNHQLAHFAEKRRVIRLDLRGHGESGGAGVRTIAELANDVLALLDHLGIERCVLVGHSMGGMIAQTITLAHPERVERLVLVNSIGRMTYSRGRGLLMGVSTLVPFKLFVATNIQRAFAPGYPREEIRAYIKASADTPREVVMTLYGAMRAFDVLDRVGEISVPTLMIHGYHDIQLPVRQMLRMAKAYPDAEVRIIDAGHELPVEKPEELTRALDRFVRVPA
- a CDS encoding Lrp/AsnC family transcriptional regulator — translated: MDEIDRAILRELQADGRIAYADLGPKVGLSASAARQRLQRLLDAKAVQVVGVTDPMAMGGQAMALLGIGVDGDPRAVADELAGRTEVIYSVLTSGGFDLFVEVVAPGPRDLLDFVNDVVRAVEGVREVRSFPYFGIHTHRFLWDVG
- a CDS encoding transaminase, yielding MDRTRLPYLLARERAEAERRCPRSRDAYARADHLFGRVPMTWMNKTAGPFPRYLDSARGARVTDIDGHEYLDFCLGDTGAMAGHSPAPVAEAVQRRFAELGGATAMLPTEDAEWVGAELTRRFGLARWSFSLTATDANRWAIRLARAVTGRPKILVNSYSYHGSVDESLIVVGPDGEGMARPGNVGAPCDVTLTSRVAEFNDLEQLERELAHGDVAAVLMEPALTNIGIVLPEPGYLAGVRELTRRHGTLLINDETHTLSAGPGGCTAAWDLEPDLLTVGKAIGGGIPAGAYGLSAELADRLLGRADLDLVDMGGVGGTLAGNALSVAAMRATLEHVLTDDAFARMAKLSERFEAGVRQGIDAHALPWSVSRLGARTEYRFASPAPRTGTESAAAADEELEDLLHLYLANRGILLTPFHNMALMCPDTTEGDVDTHTEVFAAALTELAG
- a CDS encoding helix-turn-helix domain-containing protein, producing the protein MAGSEDGARTTGAEVTWAQELLEHLRPTGRDVRRVVAWLADGVRGTAVLQDDTGTLVAGTRIPLDEVLVEDLVTGRIASAAWEGEGRHQRLVRVAQPHSAAAGVLAVSRDAPFDRRASDMVTHTAQVVELLLRARESTAAGHRLQRATSDLRLAILQLLMVEDIVSARRVAAGLWPGLLDTDSACVYVVESAAEDRDRLLADCLDATAEQALVVRCPAMDQHVIVVTPGDTTARELRAVIQRRPGTFLGGSARQSLARTATAYGQAVSALAVAHFRPDNAAVYAERTHPERLMDPALLHSWTAQLLRPLDALAHHTRAELLATTRLGLEFTAVNAAKVLGVSRNTVRARMERVEGLLGVSFTDLTARAVVHLALNTQVGMESVPAAPEAEPEAPVGLGDVLSGPALRTWGQDLVGRLAPDARDLRRTLRTWIAAGGNSERTAQALGVHAQTVREHVRSAEPVLERQLLAGGSDLYEVVLAHLATGDVRQPLLAG
- a CDS encoding L-threonylcarbamoyladenylate synthase — encoded protein: MAKYFDVHPDNPQPRTVSQVADSIRAGALIAYPTDSCYALGCKLGSREGIERIRAIRRLDDRHHFTLVCQDFAQLGQFVRVDNDVFRAVKASTPGSYTFILPATREVPRMLQHPKKKTVGVRIPDHVVTQALLAELGEPLLSSTLLLPDEDEPMTQGWEIKDRLDHVLDAVLDSGECGTEPTTVIDFSGGEAEIVRRGAGDTSRFE